One window of the Paenibacillus beijingensis genome contains the following:
- a CDS encoding SOS response-associated peptidase has product MCGRYTLLVTLEELMLRYMIDGTIIPHHRPQYNIAPGQMVLAVISDGSRNRLGELKWGLIPPWVDDPKIGSKMLNARAETAAAKAAFAAPLRRKRCLIPADGFYEWQKREDGKQPMRIVLRSRSVFSMAGLYETWLSPAGEKISTCTVLTTRPNELMAPIHDRMPVILRPEDEALWLDRSVQRPEATRQLLIPYPAEEMEAYAVSKEVGSVRNDSPACIEALTEGPRP; this is encoded by the coding sequence ATGTGCGGACGCTATACGCTGCTCGTAACGCTGGAGGAACTGATGCTGAGGTATATGATCGACGGCACGATTATACCGCATCACCGGCCGCAGTATAATATCGCCCCCGGTCAGATGGTGCTGGCCGTCATTAGCGACGGCAGCCGCAACCGGCTTGGCGAGCTGAAATGGGGACTCATTCCCCCGTGGGTAGACGATCCGAAGATCGGCTCGAAAATGCTGAATGCGCGCGCCGAGACGGCAGCCGCCAAAGCGGCCTTTGCCGCTCCGCTCCGGCGCAAACGGTGTCTCATTCCTGCCGACGGGTTCTACGAATGGCAGAAGCGCGAAGACGGCAAGCAGCCGATGCGGATCGTGCTCCGCAGCCGCTCAGTGTTCAGTATGGCCGGCCTGTACGAAACATGGCTGTCTCCCGCGGGCGAAAAAATTTCCACCTGCACCGTCCTGACGACGAGGCCAAATGAGCTGATGGCACCGATCCACGACCGGATGCCCGTCATTTTGCGGCCGGAGGACGAGGCGCTGTGGCTCGACCGGAGCGTGCAGCGTCCGGAAGCGACCCGGCAGCTGCTTATTCCTTATCCGGCGGAGGAAATGGAGGCTTACGCCGTCTCCAAAGAGGTCGGCAGCGTGCGGAACGACTCTCCCGCCTGCATCGAAGCGTTAACCGAAGGGCCGCGGCCTTAA